CATTCTGAGCCAATAAACTGCGAGAAGGCTCATAAATCTCATCGTCAGAACCCGTAACCAGATAACCATTATTGTGTAGGTCGATAGCCAGATTGTGCATGGCTGCTCCTCCAATGGCAATAAAGTGAACTTTTTTCATAGAAATTTAACTCGAACTTTCCAGCCCGAAACAATGTTTCTTAAATTAATTGTGGTTTTGTGATTGCTATGACTTTTCCAAGAAACTAAGTGGCTGATAATGAGTTGTTTTAGTACCCCAAACAGCTTTGAAAAGAGTAATAGACCATAAGTACAACTATTTGATTATCAAACAAATACAAGTTCTTTTACAAAACAGATTATTAAATAATCATAAATCCAAATTATATTCTTGCAAAGGTCATACTTTTATTGCACTTTTGCACGTTTTTTATGAGTAAAACTCCGCAAGGTTATTTTCTTTGATGAAATTTCTTGCGGTTTTCGTTTCTTAGGACGAAGGCTCACAAACTTAAATAATTTCCAACATAAAAACTCGCTTTATGCTTTTCGCAGTAGGATGAAAAATTACATTGACCTCATTGACCAGACCATTGAGTTTCCAACTCTTGAGTTCAACATTGACGAAAACAATGAACTAATGTTCAACAATGTGCCGTTAATGGATATTATTAAGCAGTACGGTACGCCACTCAAAATCACGTATTTACCCAAAATTGGTGAGCATATTGAAAACGCCAAGCGTATGTTCAAGAATGCTATAAAAAAGTACAATTATAAGGGCAATTATACGTATTGTTACTGTACCAAATCTTCTCATTTTAGATTTGTGGTCGAAGAGGTTCTTAGTCACAATGTTCACCTCGAAACATCTTCGTCTTTCGACATTCCTATTATTCGAAAGTTATACGATGAAGGTAAGATTTCAAAATCTACCTACATTTTATGTAATGGATACAAGCTTCCTTTGTACACGCAATATATCAGCGAATTAATCAACGAAGGATTCAATTGTATTCCGATTTTGGATAATTTAAAAGAAATTGACTTCTACGATAAGTCTGTTACTGCCGAAACCGTTAATCTCGGTATGAGAATCGCTACAGACGAAGAGCCTGATTTTGCTTTCTATACTTCACGTTTGGGCTTACGCTACTCTGACGTGATGGATTTGTATAAAAATAAGATTCAAAACAGTGAGAAATATAAGCTCAAAATGCTTCATTTCTTTATCAATACGGGTATTAAAGACAGTGCCTATTATTGGTCTGAGTTGAGTCGCTTCATTTACAAATACTGTGAAATGAAGAAAATCTGTCCAGAGTTGGATTCTATTGACTTGGGTGGCGGTTTACCGATCCAAACGTCTCTACAATTTAATTATGACTACCAAGCCATGATTGACGAAATTGTAGAATCTATTTCTTGGATTTGTAACAAAAACAATGTGCCTGTACCAAATATCTTTACCGAGTTTGGGTCTTATACGGTTGGTGAAAGTGGTGCAGTATTGTACGAAATTATCGACCAAAAACTCCAAAATGATAAGGAACTTTGGTATATGATTGATGGTTCGTTTATTACGCAGTTGCCAGACTCGTGGGGCATGAACCAAAAGTATATTATGTTGCCTGTTAATAACTGGGGATTCCCTTATCAGAAGGTAAACTTGGGGGGCTTAACCTGCGATTCAATGGATTTTTACAATACTGAAGCCCATAGCTCAGATTTGTATTTACCTATTTTTGAAGAAGGGCAAGAACGTCAGTTTGTTGGGTTTTTCCATACAGGAGCTTACCAAGAATCGTTGGGTGGCTACGGTGGTATCCAGCACTGTTTGATTCCTGCTCCCAAACATGTATTGGTTGACAGGCTAGAAGATGGAACTATTACAACTCAACTTTTTGCACCAGAGCAAGGTAGCGATGGTATGTTGGGTATACTAGGCTATGGCAATGCTCCTAAGCAATCTGAACCCCAACAGCTTGTTTTGACACAAGAAGACATGAAACGTGCTGAAAATCTGTCACTTGTAGAACAATAAATTTAGGGTTTTAGAGTTGTGCATGAAGAGATATTTGTAAATTTGTTGTAAGATTCTCAATTGTATCAAACTTTAATCATTTATATATCCTCATGAAAAGAGCTTCCATTATTTTAGGTATGCTGGCTTTGGTAGCTTTGGCATCTTGTGGTAGAAAAAACAACTGCCCTGCTTACGGTACTACAAGCATCGATAAGCCTGCTTACAAGGGTAGAAACTAAGATTTCATAAATTTCTATAAAAGCTGTATTACGCAAATTTTGTGTGATACAGCTTTTTATTTGCTATTTCTTGACAATAGTAAAAAATACTTAGTTATGGGAACAAATTATATTGGTTTTAACGTTTGCAATATTGTTGCATTGTATTAATTTTGCAACAACATTACAAATATGAATCATTCGCACGCACATACGTTCAAAATGGAAAAGGTAGGTTTCTACCTTTCGGTACTTTGTGCAATACATTGTATTGCTACGCCTGTTGTTGTTACAATATTGCCTTATCTTGGTAGTAAATTATTCCATGACCACTCGTGGGAAATTTGGTTTATTGGCGGAAGCTTAGTTTTGGCTGGTGTAATTTTGTATAATGATTACAAAAAACACCATGCAAAGTTGCCTTTTGTACTATTACTGGGTAGTCTCTTTATCAAAGTACTTGAGTTTGTATGGATAGGCGAACAATACGAATTTATTACAGGAACATTAGGTGCTTTGTTTATCGCATTGGCCTACTATTTCAATTGGAAATATAAATCTGCTTGTAATTGCTAAAAGCAAGCCTTATAGATAGCCAAATATGAGTAATCCCGAATTTAATGAAGGTGTAATTATTTTTGAAGATGCTTTGTGGCTAAAGATGTGTCATTCTAATATTTAACATACAAAAGGCGGTCGAAAATTGTTTTTCGACCGCCTTTTGTATGAATACCTACTAAATTTCTATCATTTGAGTAAATGATAAGCCTCTTCAATGTTCTCTTGACGACCTGATGAATCCCAACAAACACAAATAGGGGGTCTCTTTTAATATTACTTAAAATTCGGAATGCCTCATGTTAGTGTTACTTATACGAATATTCCAAGCACACAATTAGTATTCATCCATTAGTTAATTATAATAGATACTGAGCCCAAATAACTATTTATCACTCTATTCCCAATGTTATATAAAATGCTTACAGTCCTTCATAATACGTCTATTTAGTTACTTAAATGTAATACCTAACCGCACAACCATTCTATTGAATTTCATATCATTTTCCATAATAGAAGGAAACTCTTCCGTACCTTGGTTTTGAAAACTTTTTACACGGTTATGCTTGTATCCAACACTCAGGGTAAACTTGGCATTTCCTCCTGTTGGAATCAATAATCCTATTTGTGGATTAAGATTGACACCTCCATCGATAGTTTGATTGGGGAGTTCGTCGCTGAGCCAAGTCAATCCATAGCCAGCATCGATACCCAAAAACGGTTGAATGGATTTTGACAGTGGATTATTACCAATAGGCTTGCGAATACCCAACGACACAGGTAATATTTGATAAGCACTATACCAATCTACCCCCACTGTAGCCCCAATAGCCCAATTTTTGTATATTTCTATACCGTTAAAGGTTTGCATAGTAAAATTGGTGCTAGCCTTTACAGGATAACTGTACATATAAGAATTAGAGATATTATATGCCTTGCCAAACAACGCCCCGACCTCGGTATAATTCACAAAGTGATGCTTCAAGAATTCTCTGCCAGCTTTGGGGTCTTTTTGCTGACCAATAGCCATATATGAGCCTATACAGCAAAAAAAGAATACTTTTTTGAAGAAATTTTCCATCTGTATAGCTAGGTTTATTGAGCAGATTTAACTTTTATAACACTTAGTAACTTTAAATTTGTTTTGTCGGTATAATCATATTGGTACAATCCTTCTTTGCCAATAACCATAAGGATATTATTGAGCGGAATTACGTCAAAAGCATTAATATCCTTGAAATGTTGTTGGAGTTTAATATCGAGAGGATTACTAGCATCAAACGATTTCAAGCCCTTATTTCCTTCACAAATAAATAAGCTTGCGTTATCTATACCCAATCCATAGGGGTTTTCCATAGCAAAGGTTTTCTTCAATACAGGCGATGTGGGTACTGTTACATCTATTACATCCAACTGATTGTTGATAGCTGGCCCACATGCACCGAAAACATTTACCGAACGTAAAGTTACATAAGCCATATCGTTTTGTACTACGACGGGGTCGCAGGCTCTGGCGTGTTCGAGGCGAGACAGAAACTTGGGGTTATAGGGGTCTTTATTACTCCAAATTTGTAGTCCAGTAGTTGTACCTATAAACAGGTTGTCTTTATATGGAAAAATTGTTTCTATGCCAAAACCTAGTTTTACGGTAGTTTCCATAGTAGGTTGAGCAGGGTTTTTGAGCCCAAAGAGTTTCATATCTTCGCTCGACACAGCATATAATAAATTATTACTGATGGTAAAACGAGCCATCGACCCACCTTTTCCAGTTACGGAAGAACCATTCTGAGTAAAGCTTGTCGAAAACGATTTATCTAGGGCATAAGGATAATAAGACCAATAAGGGTAATAAATAGGTTGTAAATCACAAGAGATTTCTTGGGAAACAGTAGTTTTTTTCCATTCTCCATCTACGATTTTTTTCAAGTCTACATTATAATACCATGTTATGCCATCGATTGTCCCAGACTTGAAGACATCTGATACACGACCGAGCTCTTTGATATTGCGAGGGTCGTTAATATCTATGGCTACCATATCGGTATAGCTGTCGGCATACAGAATATTGTCTTGTACAGCTATATCTACATTTCCTAGGATCTCGATAAAGGCTATATTCAAGGGAGCTTTAGCATTGGTATTATCAATAATATGAATACCTTTTTTTAATTCATTAATAAACAAAAAATTCCCTTTGATATAAATTTTACCAGGTTTTTCGAGGTCACGAGCAGTTGCCGATTTGATAGAATTACGAATATTAGCGATGTCAATCTGGGTAGACTGTACACTCATATAGGTACTTGTTTGTACACACTTGTCCTTACAGGCCAACAGAAATCCACTCAGTATTGTTAGCAACAATACCTTACTTATTGTTTTTACCATGACTATAATGTGTTTTTAATGGACAGTTTTATTGAGCAGTACACAATCCGTTCACACAATTCACAACAGGAGGCGACAGTATCATACAATCAGACATTCTATTGTACTTCTTATTTAATTCTTTTTGAAAATCGGTATAGGCTTGTACTTTGGCTACCAGTAGTTTTTCATCTACCTTCGACACCGAGTATACTAAATACTGTGTAGGACCACCACAAGCTTTAGCCCCCATAGGTATTACACGACAATCATCGCCAGAACAAGCCTTATTTTTGGCAAAATCCTGAACATCAACGCCTAATTGTTCTAGTTTTTGGTTATCGGCTGTTTCTCCCGAAAGTTCATTCGATACACCCGAATCTTTTGAACAGGCCCATAAAAATAAGTTGGCAAAGGTTAGAATAATAAGCTTTTTCATAGGGTTTTATATTTTACTTGAATTTTAGATTCTTCTCAATATCCATTAAAATAGAGCTATACTGGCTTATCATATCATCTAAACGCCAGTTTTTGAGTGCTTTATTCTTCTCTTTTACTTGTACCAATAGCATTCCGCCATCGGTACAACCAGGGCAGCCTACCGTTTGTATACTATTACCATCATTTTGTTCTTTGGCAATGACGGTATTTATCTGACTAATGATTTTGGCTGCTTTTGTAGCTTCTGCATCGGGCAACAGATAGCCCTTAAACTGGTATTTTTCATGTTGTTGGCAATAACTACCGCTACTATCGGCATACAACTTATTATTAGCCAACATATATAGTACGGGTGTACGGCAGCCCCATCCTACGCCCACTCTACCAAAAACGATGTAATTGTCAGGGGCATTTTTTGTAACATCTATACTAGTCAGTGGCGTAATGTTTTCTGATGAGTTAGAGGTTGTACATTGCCAAAGTACCCCCCATATACACAATACCAATAATATCTTTTTCATAATAGTGTTTGTTATATTAAATACAAATCATAGCAATATTACCTTCTTAGAGCCGCTACTTATATAAAACCAAGCTTACGGCTGATAAACCCCGCCACCTACCGAAATCCTAACATTTTTAAGGATATTTTTCTTTTGAGGTTTAGGCTTTATCATAGGTTTTTCCTCAAAATAAGGTGTATTGGTTGAAGGCACATCGGTATAATGTAATACCGTAGTACGGGTTTGAATCGGAATGTAATTGGGGTTCATCGGCGTTAGTATATTTAATGAATCTACCACATTTTTTTCAACAACAACCTCCTCGACTGGGGCTAGTGGCTGTATGGTATTTTCTTCTACTTTAGGCTCGTGCTTTGGTACAACATACTGTTCTTCCTTTACTACTTCTGTTGGTGGTATTATAGGTTCACTTGCCAGAGGCAAAGCTTGCTCAATAATAGGGCTACTTGGCAAAGGTGTTACTTGGGGGTCATTAGTAAGGCTATTTTTCCAAAACCATAAACCAAGCAAACCAAGCCCAACAATCGCAACGATAGAATAGAGCATTGTGCCATTCATCGCAATTCCTCCGCCAGTAGAAGGCTCGGCAGATGGACTTGTTGGTGCGTCTAAGCTCGATTCAATCCTCTCCCAGACTGATTCGGAAGGAATCAGAGAGGCATCATCGAAGGCTTCACGCCATTGGTCCTCGAAAGAGTTATTTGATAATTTGCTCATTATAATGACTTTGTCTGTAAATTTTTCTTCATATAATCCATGCTATGCTACTGAGTACTGATACAATAGCGATCAATCATCTTTGAATTTTATCTAAAGACAATTGCGTTTGCAGCAATTGTTTAGCTCTTGAATATTGTGATTTAGAAGTACCCTCCGAAATACCCAACATTTCAGCAATTTCGTGATGCTGAAAGCCTTCGATAGCATATAAGTTAAAAACCGTTTGGCATCCTTTAGGTAATTTTTGAATCATAGCAATCAGTTCTTGAAATTGTATCCCCTCTATACTGGTGAGGCCATCGGTAAATTGATTTTCGTATTCGGACACATCCGAAACATCTTGCCAGTGTTGCTGCGAACGAATATGTTTAATAGCCGTATTTACTACAATTCGTTTTATCCATGCTCCAATAGTACTTTCTCCTCTAAAACTTCCTAAATTTTGGAATATCTTGATAAAGGCATCTTGTAAAATATCTTCAGCCTCAGCCTTGCTTTGGGCATAGCGAGTACAAATCACCAACATACGCCCCGCATAAGCCTGATAAAGCTTTCGTTGGGCAACTCGGTCATTTTGTAAACAAGCGTTTATGAGGTCTTTCTCAATTTCCAATGTCTATGAAGTATTTTTAAAGGGCTTATGGATTTTCAATTATACAAGTTTTCGTACTAAAATCCCATTGGGGGGATTTTTATACTACTCCTTTATACTAAAGACCACTTGGCCATAGATTAGGTTGGAATTTATTTAATTTTTTTTTGAAAACCATCAAATTTACAATCACTTAGCTCAATGAACCCATTCCATCACAAGCTTTTTACTATCTTTGTGCTTCAATATGCAACGAGGCTCTTGGCTTGTTATTATTTTAACATTACCATGAATCCTACAAACTGAAACTTTTATTCTGTGAATCAAGAAATTAGAGACAAATACGAAGTCGTTATTGGCTTAGAAGTACATGCTCAGCTACAAACAGAGAGCAAAATTTTTGCAGCAGATTCAGCCTCTTTTGGAGCTGCTCCAAATACCCATATTTCCCCAATTACACTGGGGCATCCAGGCACCCTGCCCAAACTCAACAAGAAAGCCGTAGAATATGCTATCAAAATGGGATTGGCTGTTGGTTCTAGAATCTCAGAATATCAATATTTTGATAGAAAAAACTATTTTTACCCCGACCTCCCAAAAGGCTATCAAATTACCCAAGACAAAACGCCTATTTGTATCGGTGGGGGGTTAAAGGTAAAACTTTCTACTGGCGAAAAAGTGGTGCGCTTTCATCATATTCACCTTGAAGAGGACGCAGGAAAATCATTGCATACCGATAATTCGTCTGACAGCTTGATTGACTATAACCGTGCTGGTACTCCGTTGGTTGAGATGGTAACCGAACCCGAAATTAAATCGTCGGAGGAAGCTGCACAGTTTATGACCGAAGTACGAAAATTGGTACGCTATTTGAACATCTGTGATGGCAACATGGAAGAAGGTTCGTTGCGTTGCGACGTAAATATTTCGGTAATGCCTGTAGGTAGCAAAGTGTTTGGTACAAAAGTAGAGATTAAAAATATGAACTCTATTCGTTTTATCCAAAAAGCTATTGATTATGAGGTAGGTCGCCAAATTGAAGCGGTTGAAGCTGGTGAAAAAATCATTCAGGAAACCCGCAATTTTGACCCTGCTACTGGCCGTACATCGGGTATGCGTGAAAAAGAGTCAATGAACGACTACCGCTATTTTCCTGAACCCGACTTAGTGCCTTTGGTTATTTCAGAAGAACTACTAACATCGGTCAAAAATCAGATGCCTGCACTGCCTTGGGAGCTTTTCGAGAAGTTTACCAAACAGTACGGCTTACCCGACTACGATGCAGGGGTACTTACCGACAGCCGTGATATTGCCGAATATTTTGAAAGTACATGTAGTTTTTCAAAAAATTATAAAGCTATCTCTAACTGGATTATGGGTACAGTAAAGTCGTACTTAAACGACCATAATCTAAGCATAGCCGAGTTTAGCATTAGTCCCGAAAAACTGGCTCAGTTAATCACAATTATCGATGAAGGCAAAGTAAGTACCTCTACGGCAGCCCAACAGATTTTTCCTGAAATGCTTACCGATACCCAAAAAACACCTCTACAAATTGCTGAATCGAAGAATTTGATTCAACAAAGCAATACCGATACACTTCAGTCGTTAATTGATGAGGTTTTGGCAGCAAACCCAGCAAAAGTAAAAGAATACAAAAATGGTAAAAAAGGCTTACTAGGAATGTTTATGGGCGACATCATGAAAAAGTCGAAAGGCTCGGCCGACCCAAAAGTAACTACCAGTCTTTTACAAAAAACACTTGATTCGATCTAATATATTCAATCCCATATCAAGAGGCATCCATTAGGCAATACATCATTTTTATTTTGAATTGTTTAATAGATGCCTTTTTTATTTAACCACATTTCGTCGCATGAAAAACATCTTTTTAGGTACAGCTTGCCTTTTGTTGGGCATCAATACCATAGCTCAAACACCCCTAAAAAAGGTCGAAATAACAGGCAAAGTTCAAAATGTAGCTCCCGACAAAAAAGTGTATCTTCAGTCTATCAATGGCCGAGGTACAGCTATCAATATCGATTCGTCTACTGTAGATGCCAACAAAAACTTCAAATTCAACACGCCTATTCCAGAAGGTGGAGGGTATTACTTGGTCAATTTCTTTAACCTCGAACTGAGCCAGAAATTGCTGTTAATCTTGGAAGGTGGCGAAAAAGTAGATATCCTTGCCGACGGTATGGATACTCCACAGCAACGTGGTAAGTTTCAAATCAATAGCACCTCAAAAAACATCCAGTATTTCAACCAAATCATCAAAATCAACCAAGATTTACAAGCCAAGGTTGACAACTGGAATAAGCAAGTAGCCACTGCTACAGCCAAGAAAGACGAAGCTACGCTAAAAAAAATTCAAGCAGAATTTCAGACAGCACAAGATATCACTATCACAAAAATTAAAGCTTTGATTCCTGAAATGGGTACAGATTTGGTAGCACTTTGGACAACAGGTAATTTCCTAAACCCTGAATCTGATATGGATTTGATTGTGTCGGTTGCAGAACGTTTCAAAAAAGAGAAGCCCAACTCGCCCAACCCACATATTAAGTCGTTTTTGGAACAAGTAAAACGCATGAAGGGTATCGACATCGGTTCGGAAGCCCCCGAGATAGCCTTAAAAAACCCTCAAGATAGCCTCGTAACGTTATCGTCGCTAAGAGGTAAATATGTTCTTATCGACTTCTGGGCAAGCTGGTGTGGCCCTTGTCGCCGTGAAAACCCCAATATTGTTAGGATTTACAACCGCTTTAAAGCAAAAGGATTTGATATATTAGGTGTGAGCCTCGACCAAGAAAAAAATGCGTGGGTACGTGCCATCGAAAAAGATGGTTTGGTTTGGAATCAAGTATCAGACCTCCAATTCTGGAATTCGATTGCAGCCGTTGCCTATGGTGTACAGGCCGTTCCTGCCCAGTTTTTGCTCGACAAAGAAGGCAAAATTATTGCCAAATATGTAGGTAGCTCGGCTGATTTAGAGAAAAAACTTGAAGAAATTTTCAAAGACTAATCTTTGATTTTTAGCATAATACCTTTTCTTTTTGGTAGAAACCCAACCTGACAATATTTTCTAATACTGTCAGGTTTTTTATTGTAATTTTGTTGGGTAATCAATTTTGACCAAAAAACTAATTAAAAAATGAAAGTTGCAATTGTCGGTGCTGGAAATATGGGAATGGCTTTTGCTAAGTCGTTTATTCAATATGACTTAGTAAAAAAAGAAGATTTATTTCTGATTGAAAAAAACGCAGCAAGAGCAGAAGCCCTTCAACAAGAAAAAGCAGGCGTAGTAGTTGATACAATTTCACCTAAAATTGGGGATTACGATTTAGTGATTTTATCAGTAAAGCCTCAGGATTTTGCCTCGCTCCAAGAAGAACTCAAGGCCGTAATACAGCCAAAACAGGTTGTTTTGAGTATTATGGCGGGGATTTCTATCGAAAAGATTCAGGAGTCGCTCAATCACCGTTTGGTAGTACGTGCTATGCCCAACACACCAGCCCTACTAGGTATGGGAATGACCGCCTTTTCGGCAGCAGGCGATATTACCCTAAGCCAATTAAAAAAGGTTGAAAACCTTATTAACTCGACAGGTAGAGCAGTTTTCCTAGAAGATGAATCACTTTTGGATGCCGTAACGGCATTGAGTGGTAGTGGCCCTGCTTATTTTTTCTACCTAGTAAAAGCGATGATAGAAGCAGGAAAAGAAATGGGCTTTGAAGATTCTATGGCAGCTCTTTTGGTAAAACAAACTATGTTAGGTTCATTTCATTTAATCAATAATGCCGAAAAAAGCCTCGACGAATTGATCAAAGCTGTAGCCTCGAAAGGTGGTACTACCGAAGCCGCTTTGAAGAAATTTGAGGAAGGTCTTTTAGCTCAAAACTTAAAAGATGGTATTTTTGCGGCTCAAAAACGAGCTACTGAACTTTCAAAATAAAACCACAATACCCAAGCCTCAATTGTAGTATTTATGAAGTTATTTCGCTATTTTTCTCGAAGTTATAGATATTCAATTAATACATTTGCTTATTTTTAACATTATAATTCCACTCAGTTTGACCTATTAGATAAGCTGAGTGGAGTTTTTTACAAGCCATTCATCAACTTCCTATAACAACCTAAACTAGGTATTTTCTAAAGAAATTTAGATAAATAATTGTAAATCAATAAATTCCTCATGAAAAATAAGGAATTTTACACCATGAATTATTGTTATCAAGATAATCGGCCTATCTGAACTAATAACTTCCGTGAAAGTTTTTAGCATTTCATAGCTTACAATAGCAGTAAGGAATAAGATTTGTAGTAAATAATAAAGAGGTAAAATAAACCCACAAATCCCCTGAATGCGATTATAGACACATATATTTTTAACAAAACATCTTTTTACATGCTAGTAAAAAGGTATTTACACATCAATGACTAAACCCAAGCAGAGCAAAGAACAAAAATTTCGTGAAGGAGTTAAAGCTGAAATTTTAGCATTTTTCGAATTAAATGACGACCGTAGTTGGTCGCTCAACCAAGTACATAAAGCTTTCGCCATAAGAGACCGCAGTACAAAAGAACTATTCTCGACGCTTATTGAAGATTTGACCAAAGCAAAAAAACTTATCCGTCAAAAAGACGGCAGTTATACTATTGACCATGTTACCGAGTTTGTTACAGGAAAAGTAGACCATGTAAATGCTCGCTTTGCCTTTGTAGTAGTAGAAGGACGCAAAGACGATGTTTGGATTGCCGTAAAAGACCTCAATGGAGCTGTAGATGGCGACATTGTAAAGGTGTTGGTGGCCGCAGGCCGCAAAAAAGACTCGGATCGTGCCGAAGGTGAGGTTGTAGAGATTATTCAGCGTGGTAGAGAAGAATTAGTAGGTACTATAGAAATATTGCCTAACTATGCCTTTGTAACCCCCGACTCCAAACGCATATACCAAGACATTTTTATTCCTCGCGAATACATCAAAGATGTATTTCAAGGCGATAAAGTGATTGTAAAAATCACTAAATGGGCTACTGGCGAACGCAAAATGGAAGGTATCATTAAAGAGGTACTCGGCAAAGCTGGTGAGAACAATACCGAAATGCACGCTATTTTAGCAGAATTTGGCTTGCCATATCATTTTCCTGAGGTAATCAATGCTGAAGCCGATGGTATTTCTGAACGTATTCCCAATGCCGAAATTGCCAAAAGAAGAGACATGCGGAAGGTTACGACCTTCACTATCGACCCTATCGATGCCAAAGATTTTGATGATGCCCTCAGCTTTGAAAGCTTAGAAAATGGTAACTACGAAATCGGTGTACACATTGCCGACGTAACTCACTACGTAAAAACAGACTCACTACTTGAACAAGAAGCTCTTAAACGTGCCACATCGGTATATTTAGTCGACCGAGTAGTGCCTATGCTTCCCGAAAAGCTATCGAATGGCTTGTGTTCCTTACGGCCTAACGAAGATAAACTAACATTTTCGGCGATTTTTGAAATAAGCCCAGAAGGAAAAATCAAAAAAGAGTGGTTTGGTAGAACTATCATTCACTCCGACAAAAGGTTCTCGTACGAAGAAGCTCAGGAGGTTCTTGACCTATCCAAACCTGTAGAACAGCCCTCTGTTGAAAATACCACAGAAGAAGTTGTTGCTGAAAAACCAAAACGTGGCCGTAAGAAAAAAGAAGAGACCTCTGAAAATACTGTCTTT
The DNA window shown above is from Flectobacillus major DSM 103 and carries:
- a CDS encoding ribonuclease R family protein; translated protein: MTKPKQSKEQKFREGVKAEILAFFELNDDRSWSLNQVHKAFAIRDRSTKELFSTLIEDLTKAKKLIRQKDGSYTIDHVTEFVTGKVDHVNARFAFVVVEGRKDDVWIAVKDLNGAVDGDIVKVLVAAGRKKDSDRAEGEVVEIIQRGREELVGTIEILPNYAFVTPDSKRIYQDIFIPREYIKDVFQGDKVIVKITKWATGERKMEGIIKEVLGKAGENNTEMHAILAEFGLPYHFPEVINAEADGISERIPNAEIAKRRDMRKVTTFTIDPIDAKDFDDALSFESLENGNYEIGVHIADVTHYVKTDSLLEQEALKRATSVYLVDRVVPMLPEKLSNGLCSLRPNEDKLTFSAIFEISPEGKIKKEWFGRTIIHSDKRFSYEEAQEVLDLSKPVEQPSVENTTEEVVAEKPKRGRKKKEETSENTVFLAPYQSELTILNNLAHILRDERFANGAVNFETVEVKFQLDENGKPLGIYQKVRKDAHKLIEEFMLLANKRVAEYVYKLRKSEPKNTMVYRVHEAPDPEKLRSFSTFAKKFGYTVDTDVTKISGSFNQLMAGVEGKPEQNILESLAVRTMSKAKYSTDPIGHFGLAFPFYSHFTSPIRRYPDMMAHRMLQHYLDGGEPLERAPWEARCKHSSEMEKLASEAERASIKYKQVEYMSLMEEKKVWDGIISGVTEFGLFVEITETASEGLVRMVDLTDDFYDFDRENFRIVGQRNGKVFTFGDAVQVRVKECNLARRSMDLELVGMTEERGRKKAFDRNSSRHRSKGEAKGSRRPSGEKDKKRSNNKDRKRK